In the genome of Mesoaciditoga lauensis cd-1655R = DSM 25116, the window CCAATCTCTACTTTGAATAACGTTTGAATGGAGATATATGTTGTGTGGCATGACAATGGCTCCAAGTATGCCCATGGCAACGTAAATGGTTTTTCCACTCATCGTGGGAATTATTGAGTGATATATCATTTGAGGAACATCTGGCTTCACTATAAAAAGCTCTATAACATATGATATCGAGATGATGGAAAGAAAGCCTATTATTATCTTTTCAACAGAATGATATTTTTGAGAAAAAATGAGATACTCACGTTGTGCGTGGATGTTAAGTAATTAACCCCACCTCAACAAATGCAGAAAACAAGCCACTACTCAGCATTAAGTACGCTTCTTTTGATTCGTTGGTCATTGAAATCATGTACGAAATGGCTAAATAGATTAGTTCCTTCATTCCTTCTTCACTTCTTATTGCCAACAATCTCATTATCACTTTAAATACCAAA includes:
- a CDS encoding transposase, with translation VRNYMSRWKIEVFFKSAKQRFNLGDCTLRNNKGQEHWMIIVSVAYLVFKVIMRLLAIRSEEGMKELIYLAISYMISMTNESKEAYLMLSSGLFSAFVEVGLIT